A single Fusobacterium hominis DNA region contains:
- a CDS encoding FeoA family protein, translating to MKLCDLKRGEKAKIIKIGRLGELKKRLVDMGVTAGETIKLERNAPLGDPQEYIVKATGIAIRKEDAQHIEVEKIEG from the coding sequence ATGAAATTATGTGATTTGAAACGTGGCGAAAAGGCTAAGATTATAAAAATAGGTAGACTAGGAGAATTGAAAAAGAGACTTGTTGATATGGGAGTCACAGCTGGAGAAACAATAAAACTTGAAAGAAATGCACCTTTAGGAGATCCTCAAGAGTATATTGTTAAAGCAACAGGAATAGCAATTAGAAAAGAAGATGCTCAACACATAGAAGTGGAAAAAATAGAAGGTTAA
- a CDS encoding ferrous iron transport protein A, producing the protein MVPLCFAQPNKDFYISEIKGNGRSKCCLLEKGLCIGNKVRVMGDRDNCFIVKINDTIKYALSFAIANKIILQEK; encoded by the coding sequence ATGGTACCTTTATGTTTTGCACAACCAAATAAAGATTTTTATATTTCTGAAATCAAAGGAAATGGACGTTCTAAATGTTGTCTTTTAGAAAAAGGACTTTGTATAGGAAATAAGGTGCGAGTTATGGGAGATAGAGACAATTGCTTTATTGTAAAAATAAATGACACGATAAAATATGCACTTAGTTTTGCAATAGCAAACAAAATAATACTACAAGAAAAATAG
- the nrdG gene encoding anaerobic ribonucleoside-triphosphate reductase activating protein: MNYSGIKYSDMINGKGIRVSLFVSGCSHRCKGCFNRDTWDSSYGNPFTLKEKEEIFAYFTKYGCVANGLSLLGGDPTYYKNIDTLIEFVKEFKSLFPEKDIWIWSGFTWEQLKEDIKRFELISLCDVLVDGRFILEKKDLTLKWRGSSNQRVIDIQKSIKEKELVMYE; the protein is encoded by the coding sequence ATGAATTATTCTGGAATTAAATACTCTGATATGATAAATGGAAAAGGAATCAGGGTAAGTCTATTTGTAAGTGGGTGTTCCCATAGATGCAAAGGATGTTTTAATAGAGATACTTGGGATAGCTCTTATGGAAATCCTTTTACTTTAAAAGAAAAAGAAGAAATCTTTGCATATTTTACAAAATATGGTTGTGTAGCAAATGGTTTATCTCTTTTAGGAGGAGATCCAACCTATTATAAAAATATAGATACTCTTATTGAATTTGTAAAAGAATTTAAAAGCTTATTTCCTGAAAAAGATATATGGATATGGTCGGGATTTACTTGGGAGCAATTAAAAGAAGATATAAAAAGATTTGAGCTTATATCTCTTTGTGATGTTTTAGTTGATGGCAGATTTATATTAGAAAAAAAAGATTTGACATTGAAATGGAGAGGAAGTTCTAACCAAAGAGTAATTGATATACAAAAAAGTATCAAAGAAAAAGAATTAGTTATGTATGAGTAG